The genomic stretch TGCAGGACCCTAGGCGTCGAGACCAGCACGCCACGTACCTGGCGTCCACGGGCGCGCGTGCTACACTGCCAGTCTGCTACCAACCACGGAACCACTCACTCAACCATCGACGCCCACGCGCGCCCTCTGCCCGCACCTGCATTCTGTCTCATTGCATAACCCTCTCCGCGCCCTTGCGCGCATATGCCCAGGCGGTGCTCGTCTGTTCCGCCGCCTGCTTGTGTCGGGGCGCACCGCGCGGTGTCAGCAAGGAGAAGCCTGTCATGAAGCGGAAGCTGCATCGGGATAAATAAATTCGGAAGGTGCAGGAGTCAACTGAGGAAGCAGAGGGAATACAACAACCTGAACTAACTGAAGAAGCTAGTGGCGCCAGAAGAACCACACGAGTGATGAGGCCTGACTCGAAGTATTTCGGCTCAGATCGGCAACCCAAGTAATATCAGACCCTGAGAATTGGAGGCGTATGGAGATAAAAGAGTAGCTGGATTAGGAgatgaggagaaggaaggaagatgTTACAGGCAGGCTGCGTCcgaaggcagcggcggtgaTATGAGGATCTCGCTTGTATCTCGGGTGTTTTTGAGAGGATTTAGCGACTAAACTGGAGTGTGTTCGTAAGAATCGTGTGACTAAGTATTACATATCGGGTTGGTTCATTACAATTGGTATTCAGAGCTATCGATCTCGGGCATGAAGCTTGCGGCGTTCCCCAACTCCGCCTCAAGATCCTGGCGGCGCTCCCCGATTACCTGCTCAGGCCGCAGTACCTGATGCGGGAGCAGAAGAAGGCTAAAGAGATGGAGCAGGCGGTCGCCGATCTTGCTGATTTGGTCAAGCAGATGCAGGCCGAAGCGAAGCGGATGCAAGTCGATCGAGCTGCAGATTGTGTTGCAGATCGTGAGACTCTTCAAACTTTGAAGAAATCCCTCGATGCCAACACTGGCGGTGATGAAGGATGTTGCGGGTTGGCGGCCCCAAATCGATTCCAAGGTTGACGAACTCAAGGTATCCCTGACTGATCTCCAAGCTAAGGTAGACAAAATCGCTTTCCGTCAAGATGAGATAGAGAACCTCCAAGCTAAGGTAGACAAAATCGATGTCCGTCAAGATGAGATAGAGAACCCCACGTACAGGGTGTTCGACACTGAGCACCTCGACTTCACCAAATCAAAGCTGACGGCCGCCCATCTGGCTGCGACCTCCTTGGAAGCGGCTTCAGGGCCTGAACGCCACTACTTTGCACACGCTCATCGGGGACCTGGCCATGGGGTGGTCACCACCCTTGTGCCTTCCCCGGTCATAGGTGCAAAAATGCTACCAAATCTCACCCCAATTCCATTTTCTCTCGCTGGAGCTAGCAATATGGATACTAGTTATGGTAGTCCAAACTTGAATGCTTTGTTGCCTCAGCTAGATTTCTCTTCCTTTGATGGTAGTAGTCCTAAGATTTGGATAAAGAAGTGTGAGAATTTCTTTGAGGTTTATGCTATCCCTCCTCACTTATGGATGAAATTTTCTACTATGTATTTCACTGGTTCTGTTGCTTTTTGGTTACAAGCTATGAAAGCTACTGCCATAAATAGTTCTTGGGCAGAGCTTTGGCAAGCTATTTGCTGTAGGTTTGAGGAGGAGCAACACAATCAGCTTATCAGACATTTTTTCCACATTAGACAGTTTGGTAATGTGGTAGATTATGTTGAGAAGTTTGATTTGTCTAGTCCATCAGTTACTTGCTCATGATTCTTCTATTAAACTTGCTATGATTACCAATAGATTCATAGATGTCTTGCGTGATGATATAAGAGCTGTAGTCTTGATGCAAAGGCCTATTTGGATCTGCTTGTTCGCTCACCATTTTGCAGGAAAGAACATAGGAAGGTTGATTTTGTCACTCCTATTAGATCTTCTAGGAAGATAAGCAATGCTGGTACACTCTCTGGAAGTAAAGGCTTCAGTCCCAGCCCTactgatgatgagaaaagaagTCTAGAATCTTATAAGGCTTCTAGTAGTCAAGCTCTTGAAAACAAGTTAACAACATTGATGGCCTACAGAAAAGCTAAGGGCTTATGCTTTAAGTGTGGTTTAAGGTGGAATCCAAGCCATAAATGTGCTCCAACATTTGCTCTGAATGTTGTTGAAGAACTATGGCAACTCATTCAAGATCCAAATGTGGAATTGTCTGTCTCCTCTCCTCACTCCTCTGGGTCTGATTTTGGAGAAGATTACGTGTAATATCTCTAGCTGTTGTTAATGGAGTGGAAGCACCTAGGACCATCAGGTTTTCAGGGAAAATGATGGATTTAAGTGCTGTTATTCTTGCTTATTCAGGCAGTTCTGGCAACTTCATTAGTGAAGGTATGGCATTAAAAAAACCCAATTGGAAGAAACTGCTAGTGCCGATACAAGTGAGAGTAGCGAATGGTAATTGGCTCACTTGCACCCATGAACTACCAGATTGCAAGGTTTGGATAAATGGCTAGTGTTTCACTATATCTCTGAAGATATTGCCTCTCAGTTGTTATATTGGGCATGGACTAGTTTGAACTACATAGTCCAATAGAAGTACACTAGAAGCTTAAGTGGATGTCTTTTGAGTACAAGGGTTCCAAAGTTAAATTGCAAGGCATAAAACCAGACTTGACTGAATGTCATCTTATTTTTGATACTGAAGTGGAACATCTTCTAAAGAAGGATGAGCTTTGGTGTATACTTGAATTATACTTAGTGAACCCAAGTGAAACCTCAAATGATTGGCCTCAAGAAGTTTTTGAGGACTTGCTCAAGGAGCCTACAATTTTACCTCCTGAAAGGCCATACGATCATTCAATCCTCGAGCTCAACATTTCAAGCTTAGAACTTATAGATATAATCCAGCACAAAAAGATGAAATTGAGGCACAAGTAAATGAGTTGCTGAAGAATGGTATGATCCAAGCTAGTACCAGCCCTTTTACCTCACCTGTGCTACTAGTCAAGAAGAAAACTGGTGACTGTGTGTAGATTATCAAAGATCGAATGCACTGGCAGTTAAGGACAAGTTTCCACTAGCTGTCATAGATGAGTTTATGGATGAATTAGCTAGAGCACAATGGTTCACATCCTTAGACATGAGATCAGGGTTCCATCAAATCAAGATGAAAAAGACAGATCAATTCAAAACTGCTTTTCAAACTCACCATGGGCACTTTGAATATAGAGTAATGTCATATGGGGTTACTGGAGAGCCTACTATATTTCATAGAATAATGAATGGCATTCTTGCTCCCCTGTTTAGAAACTGTGTTATAGTTTTCATTGATGACATACTAATTTATAACAGAACTTGGcagcaacacttggaacatatATCAGCTGTATTCAAGATATTACAAGAACATCGGTTCAAGGTGAAGCTATCTAAATGTTCATTTGCAAGACAAGAACTTCCTTACTTAGGCCACATTATCAATGCTAAAGGAGTAGCTACTGATCCAACCAAAGTACAAATTGTACAACACTGGCCAATcccaacttttgttaaagaattGAGAAGTTTTCTGGGTTTGGCAGGATATTACAGGAAGTTTGTGAGGAATTTTGGTATTATCTTCAAACCCCTCACTAATCTTCTCAAGAAAAATGAGTTATTCTTATGGACCTCTGTTCATGATGAAGCATTCAACACTTTGAAAGAAGCTCTCATCACAGCTACAGTTTTAGCACTGCCTGatttttccaagcaatttattgTGGAAACTGATGCTTCTGATAAAGGAGTGAAGGCAGTTTTACAACAAAATGGACATCCTGTTGCTTTTGTCAGCAAGGCTTTGGGACCCAGAAATTAGACTCTCTCTATATATGAAAAAGGAGCAACTAGCTATATTAATAGCCATTGATCTCTGGAGGCTATACTTATTGCAAGGTGAATTTCTCATTATCACATATCAGAAGAGTTTAATACACCTTGATGATTAGAGATTTTCAACCCCTTGGCAACACAAAGCTATGACCAAAATGTTGGTACTACAATATAAAATTTGTTACAAGAAAGGCTTCGATAACAAAGTGGCTGATGCTTTATCAAGAGTCACTTCACCTAATCATCAAGAAATACTAGCAGTTTTCTCAATTGCAACCAATCTGGATGCAGAGTGTTGTTGAAGGGTATTCTACTCATGCTGAACTCAGTAAGTTGTTGGCATCTTTATCAGTATCAGGTTCTGCTGGTCATTTTTCTCTGAACAATCGTGTTATGAAGTACAAGAACAGAATATGGCTAGCTCATAATGTGGAAGCACAACACAAACTACTCCAAGCTCTCCATGCAAGTCCAATTGGAGGTCATTCTGGCATTCATGTAACTTATACAAGAGTCAAAAACTTGTTTGCTTGGCCCGGATTAAAGAAAATGGTTCAAGAATTTGTTAGCAATTCGTGAATATGCATGGCAAGTTGTTTCATCAGATTTCATCGAAAGATTGCCAACTTCCAAGCATTACAACTGCATTTTGGTGGTAGTAGATAAATTCTTGAAATATTCACACTTTATCCCTTTGGCCCATCCATTTACAGCCATGAAAGTTGCACTATGGTATATGGATAATGTCTATAAGCTCCATGGACTTCCTCAGGTGATCATCTCTGATAGGGATAGAATTTTCATGGTAATATGTGGCAAGAATTGTTCAAAATATCTGGAACTGAGTTGAAACTAAGCTCAGCATATCACCCACAAACAGATGGGCAAACTAAGAGAGTTAATCAATGTCTGGAAGCATACTTGAGATGTTTTGTGCATAACTATCCCACTAAATGGAAAGAGTGGCTTGCTCTTGCTGAATTCTGGTACAATACATTATACCATTGATCCCTTAACAAAACTCCATTTGAAGTACTCTATGGTCATGAACTGAGACAGTTGGGGATTGGCAGAGTAGAAGCATGTGCTGTTTCAGATCTAAAAGAATGGCTGTCCAACAGAAAATTTGGAGTCAACTCTTGCCTGATTCAAGCTCAACAAAGGCAGAAATATCAGGCTGACAAGAACAGAACATAAAGAGTGTTCCAAGTTGGGGATCAAGTTTATTTGAAACTTCAACCTTACACAGAAGTCAGTAATGCCTCAAGCCAATTACAAGTTATCCTTTCAATATTTTGGTCCATTCATGGTGTTGGAAAAGATTGGAGCTGTGGCATATCGTCTACAACTTCCACCATCTTCGACTATTCATTCAATATTTCATGTTTCGCAGCTAAAACGTGCTGTGGGCACTAACCAACTAGTCAGTCCCACTCTGCCCCCTGTTGACACACAATTTCAAGTTCCAATGCACATGCTTCAGCGAAGAGCAATTCAAAGAGGCATTCATGTTGTTGATGATGGACTGATACATTGGTCTTCTTGGCTAGTCTCACTGTCAACATGGGAAAATGAGGTGGTGCTACAACAACAATTCCCGGCTGCTCCAGCTTGGGGACAAGCCGATATTGATGGAGGGAGGAATGTCATGAAGTGGAAGATGTAACACCCCgccctccaaagccgcaccacCCAGCCCTTCCAAGGGGCGGGTACgcatacacatagcaccctgcttacactttcattctcgcttcgtgtaaaaggattaacccgaaggtgctatagCTGGAAGACAAatgcttataagttggctccacccttgctcaactagcaaggtggtactaatcATGCacacctgcgctcatgggccacaaCCAAATTGGGCCGAGTGTCACATACACCCCTCCTAAAAGAACCCGACGTCCTCatcggtccaactcacccacacttGGGCAAATGTCCAGGAATGTTTCCTCTTAGCGCACGACCGCACATCCAGAGCGGCGCCATATGCCATGCCGTGTGTCCCATCCAGATCTCACACGCGCCATGCGCCATATACCGTCACAATGATCCGTACGCGCAACCGCGAGGGTCGACTCTGATACCATTAGTAACACCCCGTCCTTCtaagccgcaccgcccaaccCTTTCGAGGGACGGACatgcgtacacatagcaccctgcttacactttcatcctcacttcgtgtaaaagggtttaacccgaaggtgctatggctggaagacaaaggcttataagttgtctccacccttgctcaactagcaaggtagTACGAAACATACGCACCTAcgctcatgggccactactTGGCCACAACCAAATTGGACCGGGCGTCACAGAAGTTGCATAAGGAGAAATATATTCAGAAGGTGCAGGAGTCAACTGAGGAAGCGGAGGGAATACAACAACCTGAACCAACTGAAAAAGTTGGCGGTGCCACAAGAACCACACGAGTGACGAGGCCCAACTCAAAGTATTTCGGCTTAGATTGGTGCCCCAAGTAATATCAAACTCATGAGAGTTGGAGGCGTATGAAGATAAAAGAGTAGCTGGCTtaggagaggagaaggaaggaagacgTTACAGGCTGGCTGCatccggaggcggcggcggtgatatGAGGATCTCGCTGGTATCTCGAGTGTTTTTGAGAGGATTTAGCAACTAAACTGGAGTGTACTCGTGAGAATTGTGTGACTAAGTACCAAATATCGGATTGGTTCATTACGAAGTCGCCCGTCAGTGATCTGTACGTTCCTGCCTACGCCATGGATGCATGGATCTATTCCGGCGAGAAGCGGACACCCCACACGGTGGCAAACGGGCGTTTTCTCGCTCGGTGAAGGATCGAACGCCAGGCTCATAATAAAGTTGGACCGACCGAAAAACAGCGGGTGTTACTCGTGTCACCCGAAAACTACGCACTCGAAACCCCATCATCATCACGAGCGTGTTCGCACACGCGCATCAGAGTGCCAAGCAGATCAGCCGCAAATATCTCGTTACTCTCCGTAGCCGTGAATGAAACTCGTGCCTCACGCCGCCGGCACATCGGTCCGTAACGGCCGactgccttttcttttcttttctttttccacccCGTCCAATAATGGAGTTTTCCACCAGAGATTACAACTTTTGTTTACTCGTCGGGGCATGATTCACCAATGATCACGAAGAACAGCAACTCTGAAAGCCTGGCCGTGTTGTCGTCAGTTGCCACAGCAACGCGCACGGGGGCCACGTGCGGTTCTTGGTGGCGGCGGACCTCCACAGCAGCAGCGCACGCAAGCGCAAGGCCACGAAGGAAGCAACGGGGTGGGTCGGCGTACGTGAGTGAGTGACCACCTCCGGGCAACGGAAAGGACGACGAGATCACGCGATCCCCGGCGGCTTTTTCCGTGTTGACGAGCAGCGCAAAGCGAGGACGGCATTGCGCGCCGTGGGGACGCACGATCTGGCGTGCTGGAACAACTTTCAGGATCCAGCCCGGCCCCTTTGGGCATGTATCGCTCGGAAACGGCCAAGAAAAGCGCCCCCAACTCGCCGCCTTCGTGCGTTTTTTGCAAGAGGAGAGATTGACCTCTTTGGCTCGGAAATGGTTCATGCTATCACGGCTACTAAGGCATCGTAGTTAACGAGAAAGATATAGGGATCCGCAGGAGGCAGCCTTCATCTTCTTTAATTTGTATGCCTAATTGCAATTCTTTCAAATATAACCAACCTTCTCCCCAGCCCCTTTGCTTCCTTTTCTTGCTTCCATTCCCAACACTACTCCGTTCTTAATTGTAGTGGTTGCTCCACATGCCAATAAGCCTATTGTTTTTCTTCGAACGTCTCTTTCAAGCTTTGAGCTAACCAAAGACGGAAAGGCACTTTCGTTTTTCTATAACTAAAGCtaccatgcaaaaaaaaaaaagcttgatCTTGACGTACACAAGCAAAATTGGAACTTGTTGGACAGTTTAGTAGTCATTAGTGCTCCTGGTGGTTCTTGGCTATAAGTACCCTCATGGGGCTTCAGGACCTGGCCCATGCCTCTCAAACCTTCTAGCAGCTATCTCATCCCTGGAGTTCACTGGCCTACAATCTCATCATGCCTGGCCTGATGAGGAACAGCAGGTCCTTAGTAAATCTGCTTGACAAGAAGTTTCATCAGCTCCCCACATCGAAGATGATGAAGATCAGCAAGAGCGCCCCCAACCTCGTGAAGAAGGCCGTGACGTCGTTCAAGAGCAAGACGGATGCTCTGAGGACGAAGCTCATGATCCTGGCCTCGCTGCGTCGCAGGATGGCGATGGTCTGTGCGATGTCTCGCCAGATCCACGCGCTCGTCGCATCGGGTGGTCAGGAGAAGAAGGCTAGGGTGGAGCACAGCAGCAAGGCTCTCGCTCTGGgcatggcgacggcgacgagcgaaGAGCCAGCTGGTGACGATGGTGGCAGGGCTCATCTCGGTATGTTTGAGGTGGCAATGTACGAGGAGGGTTATCATGGCTACCCTGAATGGACCAACTCCCTCTTCGACGATGACAATATTTacagtgatgatgaggatgtccaggacgacgacgagcacgACGATCTTGATGTTGTTGATGCGTTCGACGATGAGCCCTCGGTCATTGAGATCATCAGGAGCAACCGGGAGGCCGAAGGTCTGGAGTTCATGGAAGATGATATCGATGGGGCTTGTGATATGTTCATTAGGAGATGTCGCAGCCGCATGAACCTTAGCTTCTAGTGATCTCCTTTTTGCAGTCTTTACATGAATGATGTAAGGTTGAAGAGACTAGTGCTGACGAATCGAGTGACAATAGAACTATATAAGGTCGATCGTGAGATGCTAAGACATGGTAGCAGCTAGGTTTTAGAGGCCGTGAACTAATTTGATGAACGCGTAATAAAAACACTTTATGTGGTGCGGCGAAGCGTTCTGCTCATTATTGCTTGACACTGCACTGCATTTATTTTGCAAACGTACCACGGCATTGCTGCGATCTAACATGACTCAGCCGACAAGAGGGTGGTGCATCCATTGGAGCCAGTTTGTTTAATTCTGGATCTGTTTTACgtgccaatttttttttaccgtATGCTCCTAACCAATCAGAGACGGCCCGCAGCACACGAAGTATGAGGTTTTATGCTCTTGGAGAAGTTAATACGATACAGGGCCGAGTTGTCTATAGAAGGCATTACAAGAAGATTTGTTCCGGTCAAAAAAGCATCACCGGTGGAAAACGGagcattagttccggttggatagcctcatatctctcgaaaatccaatcgggactaatctttcgagactaaagatccccctctttagtcccaggtatTTCACTGGGGACTAAAGACATCCTTTTgccccggttggtaataccaactgggactaaaaatgttaagaaaaataaaaaaagtgggCTGCCCCATCCTGcctgctcgcgccgccgccccgtgcagctccgcctcgtccaccGTACCACCTCCTTGATCTCCAACTCCACAAGACAATCAAATCAAGAGTAAGAAACAATTGAAGCAAGAAACATGTTCATCTCACATGACCATCACACAACCAATCAATTCGCACAATATCTGattcacaacacatgagtttgatttgattcacaacacaCGGAGGATTCAATAACACAATCACAAATGAATCATTCACAAACAAATCATGCACTACCAGATCACTCACAAACGAAATATTCACCGGCTTCTCGTATCCACAAGCTCCCCCGCTCGCCATCTCGCCCGCACACACGCTGGCGGTCGCCAGCTGGGGAGGGCTCGTGCGCCCCATGCGCCGGCGGCTAGGGGCCGGCCGGGAAGGGCCTGTGCGttggcggcggccagcggccaGGGGGCCGGCCGGGGAGGCCCTGGCAGCAGCcagtggagggaggagggaggagaagagggaggagagggaggagaggaagtggTGGAGGGAAAGAGAGGTTggtggtgggttgggaaaggataaggtattagtgggggggggggagaggcCGGTGGGGTGGCGATAAGTTAAGGCTGGTGCGGAGAGAGAGTAGATCGGgaggaataaaaaaaagagtagtTCCGGTTGttggttccaaccgggattaaaagttCCACTTTTATCGCagttggaaccaccaaccgggactaaaagggttcTGAGGGACTACgaaatttagacccgggactaatacctctttagtcctggatcCGATTTGTTCCAAGATTTTTATTAAGGATCGAAAATCGTTTCTCTACTGCTACCGGTGCATCTCTCTCTGCCTGCCgctggcctcggcggcggctcaCGCAGGAAGCGGGCAGGCGAGCGTCCGCCCTCCTTGCGCCGCAGACCCGAGACGAATGGATTTTGGGAGAGAGCGAGCGACAAGCGTCCACCCCCATGCGATCCTCTTCGTGCCAAGATGCCCAAGAACCCCTAGCAATATCTTACCATACCTTTCTTTTTTGCAAAGTTGCCGTGATACTTGTGCGTGTGTATCCCATTCTTTTGTAAAATGGATATTCTTACCAATTTTGGAACGCGCAagctattttttaaaaatcacCGTGAAATCTTTTGACAATTTTTTGCGAACTTTCTTAGAAGAAATGTTCTAGAAAGATTGCATAGAATTTGCAAAAGAGAATTTTGACCTTGAAAGGTTTTTTCAATCTTGAtagaaaatatttttctaaTAGCTCCTCCAAAAACATTTTGGGAAAATGTTCATGATAATTGATACATTCATTTAAATTCTTTCAACGATCTTTTCCAAAACAATATTTTTTACCAAGCTCCGGtgaaaactattttttttaaaacatcACACGTTCCTACTATGAACTCGTTTACCGTGGATATCTCTCGTAAGAGAAGCTGTCGATATCATGTATTGACCGAGCGATTTCATCAAATGTAAGTTCAAAAATTCCACCAACCAAGAAATGGTGAGAGTTACATCTACTAAAGAAGAGCTAAAGTCCCATTATGAGCATGTTACACGCAGGGGTGGGGGCTTAGGCCCCTGTAAGGAAAATAGCCCTAGGCTAtattgattttggtgattaatgataATATaatcattgggactaatgtgtttgcaagatgtacctttgtaggtgttttataggtcCTAAGGATGAATTataaaaccatcaaaatgagaagaaaaagaaagacttagaagaattctacgacatccaaatgatagtaaaAAATGCAGAGATAGTCTTATTTTAAGCCTTACGAATGATGGTGATGAAGCCGGGATAAAGACATGTGAAGATTTGAAGCGAATCGTGCTGAAAATATGCATCAACACATTCCACCGACTCATACTCTGGTAACAGTAACCATCACCGATTCAGTCGATGACCACAGGCAGGGCCAAGGTAGGCGCGTGCACTATTACCACCGATTCATAATCTGTAACAGCAACCGTCACCGATTCAGTTTGTGACCACATGCAGGGCCAAGGTAGGCACTTGACTGTTACCATCAATTCATAATCTGGTAACAGTAACCGTCACCAATTCAGTTTGTGACTATATGCAGAGCCAAGGTAGGCGCGTGCACTGTttaccaccgattcatactTTGGTAACAGTAACCATCACCAAATCAGTCGGTGATCGTCGGCTTGGCTCAGTATCGTCTTAAAATCGGCTCTGGAAGGTTTGGAGTATAATTTGGGCCTCACCGATTCATACAATGGCTACAATAACCTTGGCAGCGAATGAGTCGGTGATATGTAGAAAGTTACAACGGCTATGTAACGGCTAATTTCTTGGCTTTGCCCAGCCATTTCACgtgtgttagagcttggagaagctataaGCTTagttctcacatacacacaagtgctctatcc from Setaria italica strain Yugu1 chromosome II, Setaria_italica_v2.0, whole genome shotgun sequence encodes the following:
- the LOC105913802 gene encoding uncharacterized protein LOC105913802 codes for the protein MRNSRSLVNLLDKKFHQLPTSKMMKISKSAPNLVKKAVTSFKSKTDALRTKLMILASLRRRMAMVCAMSRQIHALVASGGQEKKARVEHSSKALALGMATATSEEPAGDDGGRAHLGMFEVAMYEEGYHGYPEWTNSLFDDDNIYSDDEDVQDDDEHDDLDVVDAFDDEPSVIEIIRSNREAEGLEFMEDDIDGACDMFIRRCRSRMNLSF